One window of Anaerolineales bacterium genomic DNA carries:
- a CDS encoding DNA-3-methyladenine glycosylase has translation MILPRKFYNRPTLTIARELLGARLVRISRGKKLVGLITETEGYIGEEDLACHAKAGLTKRTAPMYGPPGHAYVYFTYGNHWMLNVVTEKEGYPAAVLIRAIQPVEGIEVMMKRRQGRDTNGPGKLTQAMGIGRGENFADLTDPGSSLWIEAGVYVPDKCVTIGARVGLNKTPEPWLSKPWRFLVKDWKITLA, from the coding sequence ATGATTCTCCCCCGCAAATTCTACAATCGTCCCACACTGACCATCGCGCGCGAATTGCTTGGCGCGCGGCTGGTGCGGATTTCGCGCGGGAAAAAGCTGGTGGGTCTGATCACCGAAACCGAAGGGTACATCGGTGAGGAAGACCTTGCCTGTCATGCCAAAGCCGGGCTGACAAAACGGACCGCGCCAATGTACGGTCCGCCGGGGCATGCTTATGTCTATTTCACGTATGGGAATCATTGGATGCTGAACGTCGTCACGGAGAAGGAGGGGTATCCGGCGGCTGTGTTGATCCGCGCGATACAGCCGGTCGAGGGGATCGAAGTGATGATGAAACGGCGGCAGGGGCGGGACACAAATGGTCCGGGCAAATTGACTCAGGCGATGGGGATCGGCAGAGGCGAGAACTTTGCCGATTTAACGGATCCAGGCTCAAGTCTATGGATCGAGGCGGGGGTTTACGTCCCGGATAAATGCGTGACGATTGGCGCGCGTGTGGGGTTAAATAAGACACCGGAGCCGTGGTTAAGCAAACCCTGGCGGTTTCTGGTGAAAGATTGGAAGATAACTTTGGCGTAG
- a CDS encoding NAD-dependent epimerase/dehydratase family protein, with protein MNFLITGAAGFLGSSLANHLAREGHQVRGLDDLSTGDPKVLSPDVHFTRGDVSDRPKLWTLLQDVDVVYHLAARVSVQESILYPRDYNTVNVGGTVALMEAMRDVGVKRVVLASSGAVYGDMNDGSLKETDIPNPRSPYAVSKISAEHYVRTIGNLWNIETVSLRIFNAYGPGQHLPPSHPPVVLHYLKQALRGGTLVAHGDGSQTRDYVYVDDVISAMVAASTAPNINGLVINVGSSVETSIKVLIRSVLMVTNSNANVVYNSQTSGGVSRMKADLTLAKEKLRFTPSIQLEDGLRLTLQRDPRFK; from the coding sequence ATGAACTTTTTGATTACTGGAGCCGCGGGTTTCCTCGGCTCTTCGCTTGCCAATCACCTCGCGCGTGAGGGGCATCAAGTCCGCGGGTTGGATGACCTTTCCACCGGCGACCCGAAGGTGCTTTCTCCCGATGTCCATTTCACACGCGGGGATGTGAGTGACCGCCCCAAACTGTGGACTTTACTCCAGGATGTGGATGTGGTCTATCACCTCGCGGCTCGCGTCTCCGTCCAGGAATCGATCCTCTACCCGCGCGATTACAACACTGTCAACGTCGGCGGGACGGTGGCGCTGATGGAAGCCATGCGCGATGTCGGCGTAAAGCGCGTTGTGCTCGCTTCCTCCGGCGCAGTGTACGGCGACATGAATGACGGCAGTTTGAAGGAAACGGACATTCCCAATCCACGCTCGCCGTATGCTGTTTCCAAGATCTCGGCGGAACATTACGTGCGCACCATCGGCAATTTGTGGAACATCGAAACCGTCAGCCTGCGGATCTTCAACGCCTATGGACCGGGTCAACATCTCCCGCCCTCTCATCCTCCCGTGGTTCTTCATTATCTGAAACAAGCGCTTCGCGGCGGGACCCTGGTGGCGCATGGCGACGGAAGTCAGACCCGCGATTATGTCTACGTCGACGACGTGATCAGCGCGATGGTCGCAGCATCCACCGCTCCCAACATCAATGGGCTGGTCATCAACGTTGGCTCGAGTGTGGAAACCTCCATCAAGGTTTTGATCCGTTCCGTGCTCATGGTTACCAATAGCAATGCCAATGTCGTGTACAACTCCCAAACCTCTGGTGGCGTCTCCCGGATGAAAGCGGATCTGACTCTCGCAAAGGAAAAACTGCGCTTCACCCCGTCCATCCAGTTGGAAGATGGATTGAGGTTGACCCTTCAGCGCGACCCAAGGTTTAAGTAG
- a CDS encoding polymer-forming cytoskeletal protein produces MFKRNATPAETAQPVQAVERITSVLGSGVIWHGSINGSGGVRVEGAFEGEIALRGMLVVGETGRVTCQNVRANSVIVAGAVRGNITTQKLEIRATGRVWGDVITTAFVTEEGAFLRGQIRMEESVDLNLEPTPEATPSEAAQAEVIAQTPLRIPEPVSVPESTQKVARKKKA; encoded by the coding sequence ATGTTCAAACGCAACGCCACCCCCGCAGAGACCGCTCAACCCGTCCAAGCTGTGGAGCGGATCACTTCCGTCCTTGGTTCGGGCGTGATCTGGCACGGCTCGATCAACGGTTCCGGCGGCGTACGGGTGGAAGGCGCATTCGAAGGCGAGATCGCCTTGCGCGGCATGCTTGTCGTCGGCGAGACGGGTCGCGTGACCTGCCAGAACGTGCGCGCCAACTCGGTCATTGTGGCGGGCGCGGTACGCGGAAATATCACCACCCAGAAATTGGAAATTCGCGCCACAGGACGCGTGTGGGGCGATGTGATCACCACCGCTTTTGTCACCGAGGAAGGCGCTTTCCTGCGCGGGCAGATTCGAATGGAGGAATCGGTCGATCTCAATCTCGAACCGACGCCCGAAGCCACACCGTCAGAAGCCGCCCAGGCCGAAGTGATTGCGCAGACCCCGCTTCGAATCCCTGAACCGGTGTCCGTCCCCGAATCCACCCAAAAAGTGGCGCGGAAGAAGAAAGCCTGA
- a CDS encoding enoyl-ACP reductase → MGLLDGKNALVFGLANDKSIAWGITQAFHREGANIGISYAGEALERRVRPLAEKIGCKWVEECDVTKDEHIAATAESAAKHFGKIDILVHSIAFAGRDELSKPYHQTSREGFKNAMDISVFSFVVLTNAFLPIMNDGGSVMCLTYGSGAVKVAPHYNVMGVAKAALESSTRYLAYDLGPRKIRVNAISAGAIRTLAAAGVGGFRDMYKHFAEMSPMQENVTIDDVGDAAVFLASDLSKRITGEVLYVDSGFNIMGVQMVKRDEKSE, encoded by the coding sequence ATGGGTTTACTTGACGGCAAGAACGCCCTGGTCTTTGGTCTGGCGAACGACAAATCCATCGCCTGGGGCATAACACAAGCCTTTCATCGTGAAGGCGCGAACATCGGCATTAGTTACGCAGGCGAGGCGCTCGAACGGCGCGTAAGACCACTTGCGGAAAAGATCGGATGCAAGTGGGTCGAAGAATGCGATGTGACGAAGGACGAACACATTGCGGCGACTGCCGAGAGCGCGGCGAAACACTTTGGCAAGATCGATATCCTGGTCCACTCGATAGCTTTTGCGGGGCGCGACGAGTTAAGCAAGCCGTATCATCAAACCAGCCGGGAAGGATTCAAGAATGCGATGGATATTTCCGTCTTTTCGTTCGTGGTGTTGACGAACGCCTTCCTGCCCATCATGAACGACGGCGGTTCGGTCATGTGCCTGACTTACGGTTCGGGCGCCGTGAAGGTCGCCCCCCATTACAACGTGATGGGCGTTGCCAAGGCGGCGCTGGAATCTTCGACAAGGTACCTGGCTTACGATCTGGGACCGAGGAAGATTCGCGTCAACGCGATTTCTGCCGGAGCGATCCGCACCCTAGCAGCGGCGGGCGTGGGCGGCTTCCGCGACATGTACAAACACTTTGCAGAAATGTCCCCCATGCAGGAGAACGTGACCATCGACGACGTGGGCGATGCGGCGGTTTTCCTTGCCAGCGACCTTTCGAAGCGCATTACCGGCGAAGTGCTGTACGTGGATTCTGGCTTCAACATTATGGGCGTCCAGATGGTGAAACGGGATGAAAAGAGCGAGTAA